The Phycisphaerae bacterium region GCCATCGAGGTGGAATTCGAAGGCCCCCAGGGCACGGAGCGGCGGCTCGCGTTTGCCCGATTTCCGGATTTCGGGTCCATGCACGGACACGACCAGGCATTCGAGGGACTGAAGGTCAACCTCTCAGCCGACGTCGAACCGATCTCCGAAACGCCGATCACGGTGATCAGCGGGCCCGACGACCGGCTGGCCGTTCGCTTTCGCCTTGCCGAAAACGATGTGCGGACTCGCCAGATAGCCTTGAATCAAGTCGTCGAGACGCCCTGGCCGGCCCTGAGCCTGACCGTGCTGCAGCGGTTCACCCATGCCCGCGTGGACCGCACCGTGGTCCCGATCGAGCCTCCGCAATCGAATCGCACACCGGCAGTTAAGGTCGAAGTGCACAGCCCGCACGGTTCATCCCAAACGTGGGTCCGATTCGGACAACAGGCGACGGTCGAACTGGACCAGCAGGCTTACCGCTTGGCGTTCGGCCGCAAGGAACTGCCGTTGGGCGCAGCGGTGCGCCTCGAGAAGTTCCAGATCGGCTTCTATCCCGGACGGCAGCAGCCGCGATCGTTCGAGAGCCACCTGACCGTGATCGACCCCGTCACGGAACGGGCACAGAGCAAGCTGATCAGCATGAACCGCCCAGCGGCGGTCGGACCGTACACTCTGTACCAGTCCAGCTATAACACCGATGGCCAACAGACGGTCAGCTTCCTGAGCGTCTCATGGGACCCGGGCAAGCCGGTGGTCTTTACCGGCTATATCCTGGTCACAGTGGGCTTTGTCGCGGTGATCGCGACCCGCGCCGTAAACCGCAGGAAGCGAGTTGCCGCATGATCCGGATCGCCGCGATAGCCTGCCTGCTCGCCGCGGCGGCGGCAAGCCAAGCCGCCCAACCGCCGACCGACCTGGACTATGCGATCGTCCGGTCGATCCCGGTACAGGACCTGGGACGCTGGCCGCCCATGGACACGCTGGCCCGCCAGACCGTCGAAACGATCACCGGCCGCCGGAGCTTTCACGACCGTGATCCGATGACGTGGCTCCTGGCCTGGACGTTCGATCCGCAGCGATGGGCCGCCGAGCCGCTGATCCCCATCGCCAACGCCGAAGTCCGCCGCGAGTTGGAGCTTCCTGCTGAGCGCGAGGTGTTTTCATACGACGAATTGCTCGCCCACCAACCGCTAATGGCGATAATCGACTCGAGCCGGAACCTTCGCGGCCGCAAAGCGAGTCCCTTGGAGACGGTGGTCCGCCGAATCGGCGAGCGCCTGGCCGCCCTCCAGCAGGTCTTCACCGGTCAGACGATCCGGCTCATCCCGGACCCGGACGACCCGATCGCGCCGTGGCGGCCGATCGCGCCGGATCAGTCGCCCAAATCGGTCATCGAGGCATGGTCCAACCTCAAAACGGCTTTCCTGACCAATGACACCGAAGGCTTTGCCTCGGCGTCAACCGAACTCGATGAGGCCCTGGCCGCCCTGCCGGCGGCGCACCGGCCGAGCCCGCACCGGATCGCCACCGAACTGACCTACAACCGCGTTCAGCCGTTCCGCCTGGCCTGGATAATCATGGCGGCCGGAACGGCCATCTCAGCCCTCACGCTGGCGATCCGACGCCCGTGGGCGATCTGGCCCGCCGCGATCCCGCTGATCGCCGGGTTTGTCCTGATCACCGCCGGCCTGTGGCTGCGCGGCCAGATCGCCGGACGCTTGCCCGCGGCCAATATGTACGAGTCGTTGCTGTTCGTCGGCTGGGGGACCGGACTGCTGGCCATCGTCTCCATGATCGTCGTACGCCACCGGGCGGTCCCGTTGACCGCCTCAGCCGTCGGAGCCGCAGCCCTGATGCTCGCGGACCTGACGGGCATGGACGCCGGCATTCGGCCGATCGCACCCGTCCTGCTGGACACAATCTGGATGTCGATCCACGTGCCGGTGATCATGGTTTCCTACTCCGTGCTCGCCCTCGCCGTCCTGCTGGCCCACGTGCAGGTGGTGGCAATGGCGCTCGTCCCTTCACGGCGCGACTTCACCGCGAGGATGGACGATCTGCACTATTGGTACGTACTGGCCG contains the following coding sequences:
- a CDS encoding cytochrome c biogenesis protein ResB gives rise to the protein AIEVEFEGPQGTERRLAFARFPDFGSMHGHDQAFEGLKVNLSADVEPISETPITVISGPDDRLAVRFRLAENDVRTRQIALNQVVETPWPALSLTVLQRFTHARVDRTVVPIEPPQSNRTPAVKVEVHSPHGSSQTWVRFGQQATVELDQQAYRLAFGRKELPLGAAVRLEKFQIGFYPGRQQPRSFESHLTVIDPVTERAQSKLISMNRPAAVGPYTLYQSSYNTDGQQTVSFLSVSWDPGKPVVFTGYILVTVGFVAVIATRAVNRRKRVAA
- the ccsA gene encoding cytochrome c biogenesis protein CcsA → MIRIAAIACLLAAAAASQAAQPPTDLDYAIVRSIPVQDLGRWPPMDTLARQTVETITGRRSFHDRDPMTWLLAWTFDPQRWAAEPLIPIANAEVRRELELPAEREVFSYDELLAHQPLMAIIDSSRNLRGRKASPLETVVRRIGERLAALQQVFTGQTIRLIPDPDDPIAPWRPIAPDQSPKSVIEAWSNLKTAFLTNDTEGFASASTELDEALAALPAAHRPSPHRIATELTYNRVQPFRLAWIIMAAGTAISALTLAIRRPWAIWPAAIPLIAGFVLITAGLWLRGQIAGRLPAANMYESLLFVGWGTGLLAIVSMIVVRHRAVPLTASAVGAAALMLADLTGMDAGIRPIAPVLLDTIWMSIHVPVIMVSYSVLALAVLLAHVQVVAMALVPSRRDFTARMDDLHYWYVLAGSLLLFVGIITGSMWAASSWGRYWGWDPKEVWSLIAFLGYVTILHIRIEGARSRPWLPIALGVLAAAVIALTLAPFGRLTAWMIPAALAMAAAVGLFMLPRGPLSTAIKSIGAFWLVIMTYVGVNYVLGTGLHSYGFGTGAVVRWLFLAAAIDA